The genomic DNA GGATGCTGGAGGACGTGGTGGGCCGGATGGCCGGCCCTCCCGCCGAGGAGGCCCGGGCCTTCTTCCAGGCACCGGAGGCGTATGCGGCGAGCTGGCGCGAGGCCCGTTTTCAACGGCTGCTGAGCGAGGGCGGCTCGATGCTGGCCCGGGGCGAGGGGGCACGGGCCGCGAAGGTTCTCAACGAGGCCCTGTCGCTCCGGCCGGACTCGCCCGAGGTGATGTCACTCCTGCGCGAACGTCCGAAGGCCCGACGCGCGACGGCGCTCGGAGTGGGTGCGACGTTGGCCGGCATCGTCGCGGTCGTCGGAGTGGTGGGATGGGGAGTACACCGGGGGCACACACCGCCGCGGCATCCCGCCCAGGGAGTCGAGGAGCGAGTCATCGCGGAGGTTCCCGCACAGGACCCGGAGACCCGAGCGGGGGTGCCGAGCGGCGAACCCCGACCCGATCCCCTGAAGACCCTTCCCAGGGAAACGGCCAGCTCCGCACCAGCGGGAGCGGTGCCCGTGCGCATGGCCGCGCCCACCAGGACGGAGGGCGCGAGAGGGGCGCGTGCTCCGACACATGGAGCAACCTCCGGGAGCAACCCTCCCCGGCAAGCCACGCCTCCGGCGCCCTCCGGCTCACGCGAAGGCGCCGCCGCCTCCGCCACGAGAGCACCCCTGTCCGGGGAACCGGTGGAGCCCGCGACACTGAGGGTGGCGACACGCCCCTGGGCCGAAGTGTTCGTGGACGACCAGAGCCGGGGCTACACGCCGCGTGTGCGCGAGGTGAACCTGTCACCGGGCACGCACCGGCTGCGCTTCGTCAACCCGCTGTGTGACGCCTGGGAGGAGGTCATCCAGGTGGCCGCCGGGGAACTCGTGTCGCGAGAGGTGAAGCTCCAGGTGCGCAAGGCCGAGTTGGTCATCGTCGCGCCAGCGGGTGCCCGCGTCTTCGTCGATGGGGTAGAGGCAGGGGTGGCGCCGCTGTCCGGCCCCGTGAATGTCGAGCACGGCTCGCACGTCGTCTCGGCCCGGGCGCCCGGCGTGGCCCCCCTACAACGCGAGGTGGACGTCGTGGCTGGCCAGCGCATCGAGGTGGTGGTGGAGGTGGCGCCGTGACGGGCATCGTCGTGGCCCTGGTCCTGTCACTCGCGTCCCCGTTGGAGCCGGCCCGCGCGGCATACCAATCCGGTGAGCTGGCGCGGGCCCGTGCCGAGCTGGAGGCGCTCCTCTACCCACTGCAACTGCACGAGGACCCACTGGAGGGCGAGGCCCATCTGCTGCTGGCCGCCACCTACCACGCTCAGGAGGATCCGGCCCGCGCCGAAAACGAGGCGGTGCTGGGGCTCGGCGCCAGCCCTGACACGAAGCTCGATCCGCTGCTGTACCCTCCGGACTTCATCGCCTTCGTGGCGCGCGTGCGCACCGTTCATCGAGAGCGCATCGCCGCGCTGACCGCCATGCGCCGTCCGCCCGCCCTCACGCCGTCCCTTCCTTCAACCCCCGAGCCCTCTCCGGCGGATCTGGCACTCCGGGGAACAGCCTCCCCCTCGCGTGGCTGGTACCTGGTGCCCTTCGGCGTGGGCCATTTCCAGCACGGCCGGCGCACCCAGGGAACCGTGCTGGCGGTGACGCAGGGAGCGTGTCTGGCCATTTCCGCGACATCGCTGGGCACGGCGCTGGCGCTGCGGGGTCCCGACGGTCGGTACAGCGCCGGGGACGCGGGCATGGCCCGAGGGCTCAACATCTCCTACCTCGTGGGCGCTTACGCCTTCGCCGCCCTCTACGCCTACGGTGTCCTCGACGGCCTCGTCCTCACCCCACGAGCCCCTTGAGTCCTCCGGGATTGAACCCATCCCAGCTCCCTGCCTCCACCACGTTCCCGTGGGCGGCCCTCCGCGCCAAAGTGGCTCTGGCGCTCCGACGGCCACTGGCTGCGCATCGTGGCACCGGGCGCGCATCAACTCCCGGGCGACAAACGGACGGCGGCAGCCTCCACATCCCCTGGGCTGACGGCCCGTCGCCTGTCCTCCAACCATCACTCCGGGAAGGATTCGGGGTGTTCACACCTCGTGCGGGTTCCTACCTTGCCCGCTCAGGACGCGCGGCGTCCTCTTCGCGCGAGGGGTACAGGAGATGACGCGTCGTGATTCATTCGCTCCGGGTTGGACCGCCGCCTGGGTGGCCCTGGCACTGACGAGCGGAGGGTGCGCGGACTTCGGAGAGGAACTGCGGCGGACGGAATGTGCCCGCGATGCCTCGGCTTGTGCGCCAGCGGTACCCGAGCCCAAACCGGACACGGACACGGATACGCCAGCCCTCGATGGGCCGCCGATCATCGAGGAAGTCCACCAATCGGCGACCGTGGCCAATTCCGGTGAAGAGATCACCCTGTTCGTCAAGGCCCGGATGCCCCAGGCGGGTCCCAAGGAGGTCCCCTTGGTCTTCCTCTGGTTCTCGTTCGAGGGCGCGTTGAAGAAGCAGTCCAATACGCCCCATGAAAGCCGGATCACGTGGACGGCGCCCCCGTGTCGAATCAACGGAAACATCCACGTCATCGTGGTCTCCGTGATGGATGGACAGGGCCGGACGACGGAGCAGCAATTCCTCGTCTCCGGGCCGCCCACCTGCGAATGACGTCGAGCACCCTCCTGCGCGCTACTCGTCACGGACGCGCCTGGCAACGCCCCGCGTCACGGGCCCTCCCCCCTCATCCCCGGTTGCTCCGCCGCGGGCGACTCGCCGTTCGATTGGCGAGCACACAGTGTGCGGGAGAGCCACAAAAGCGGCTCAGGCCCACCTCAGTAGCTCAGGTGATGGATTCGCCCGTAGGTGCCCACCGACCAGATGTCGTGCGCACCTGTGCCATGAAGCGCAGTGGGCTGGAACGGAGAGATGGGCGGTCCCAGCCTCGATGAACCGGAGCAGCGACCCTTCACGAAGGTGAGCCAGAATGGACTGCTAGCACCGGTGTTCGTCAGGAATTCGCCGATGAACCACGTACGCTGGTGGGGGTCCTCCCAGGCATCCATGGGGGTGAATTGGCTGACACAGGCATGGCAGCCACCGCCGACGATGGGGTGACGGAATTCCACCCAGTCCGCGCCCTGCTTCACCAGTCCAGCCGCGAAGAGGCTCTCCGGGCCCATGCCCCACAGGCCCTTGGACGTATATTGGGGGTAGCGACGCCGCAGCACGACCGAGAGCTCCGTGCCGCTCGAGTGGTAGATGGTGCCCTCAATGTCAGTCACCCATATTTCGTCGGGAGAGCGGGCCCAGACGCGGTTGAGTCTGGAGACGGTACTTGAGTGCATGCTCCATTGGCCCTCCCTGAGTTGGAGAAGCGTGCCCTGATCGCCCACGATAGTGACGAAGCCAGGCGTTGCAGCCCAGACCGCATCCAGATCCGCGCTCGTGCCCAACTCGACGCGCGTCCAGGCCGTGCCGTCCCAGTGCAGCACCACGCCCTGCTTGCCCACGGCCCAGACATCCCGAGTACTCGAGCCGGACACTCCCGTCAGGTCCGCCTGGGTGGGCGTGGGCACCACATTCCAGCCCTCGCCGTCCCGATGGAGCGCCGTGCCCGAATCGCCCACGGCCCACACGTCCGTCGGGCTGAGCGCCCAGACGTCCCGCAGGTGCGCATGGGTGACGCGGCCCTCTCCCGTCTCGGGGATCTGTCGCATCGTCTGGCCATCCCAGTGCATGACCTGATCATCCACCGAGCCACGGATCCACACGCTGTCCGGACCGACACGCCGGAGCACATATGCACGCTCGAGCGGACCGGCCATGGCCTTCCAGGCCTGCCCGTCCCAATGAAGGAGTTTGCCTTCATGGTTGACCCACACATCATTGGGGCCCGTGCCCATCATCCCGAACCAGAGGTCGTCTGGATGGCCTGGGCCGATGGGGTATGACGTGAGCTGGCTCCCATTCCAGTGGAGGATCAGGCTCCCACTGAGGGTGGAACGGGGAAGAATCCAGACGTCTCCAGGCCCCGTCCCCCAGATGGTATCGATCTCCTCCTGTGGAATGTCCGTGACGTCCACGAGCGCGGACCCATTCCAGCGCTTCACCGTCGAGCCAATACCAACCCAGACCTCATGGGGACCATTGGCCCAGAGCGACTCACGACCCTCGTTCAGGCGCTCGGGACTGAGCCTCTGCAGCGCCCCCTCACTCCATCGGAAGAGACCTGTGTTGGTGGCGAACCACACATCTCCAGACTCCGTGGCGAGGAAGGTCCGCCGGGCGGAGGGAGTCGTCAGTGGGATGCGCTCGAGCACCACCGACCAAGCGCTGCCATCCCACGCGAGCAACTGACTGTAGCGGGATTCATAGGGCAGACCCTGAGACACGAGGGCCGCTGCCCAGGCCCTTCCGTCCGGCAGGACCTGCAGATGGATGATGTCGCCACGGGTGCCACCATTGACTCGCGTGAGCGTATCGCCATCCCAATGATAGAGGGCACCTTTCTTTCCACCGAACCACACGTCGTCGTCGGCGCGCCCGTCTATCGTCGTGAGCGCATCCAGGTCGGAGAACCAAAGCATGTCCTGCCACCGACCCGCCGTGAACCGGGCCAACGTACCCGGACGCTCCGTGGCCATCCGGATGGCTCAGACATTCGACGAACTGGCTCCCCAGGCCGCCACCACCTGGGGGTGGGAGATGATGAAACCCTCGTCGACGACGGCGGGTAAGTACCCATCGTCACAGACGCCCCCCGCGTCCTGTTCTGCTTCGGAGCCGGCGTCCGCCACTCCAGCGTCCGCCCCACCCTCCTCAAGTCCACGATCGGGCGAAGCGCAGCCCACGGCCAGCAAGAAGAGGTACAGGCAGCGCAACAGACGCATCTTTCCCATCTTGGCACCATGATGCCCTGGCGCAGCCGCCGTCAATGCGCTCCAACTCCCTGTCTCTCGACTCAAGCGAGGGCGGCCAGGGTAGGGGTATGCCCAAGGGGTTGCACCATCCCGTGTACCGGCGCAGCGCACGGCTCGGGCGGCCCCGTCAGCGGCCCTCCTCGGCCCCTCCACTCCAGTCCACCACATCTCAACAGGCCTTCAATCCTTTCTATGCTCACCGCCTGGGCCAGCGACAGGTCCTCGGGCTCGACGACGTTGGGGACGGAGGCCTCGGAGACGGGGTCGAAGAAGGCCGAGAGCGCGGCGAGCATGCCGAGCGCGGGTACGACACGCAGCAGGTCCACGGCGATCATCAGGCGGCGGCGGTCCACGTGATCGGCGAGCACGCCGGCCACGGGGGACAAGAGGCTCATGGGCAGCACTCTGGCGGCGAAGACGGCCGCCGAGGCGCCGAGACGGCCCGTGGCCTCGGTGACGAAGCCGCTGATGGCCACGAAGGCGAACCAGTCGCCCGCCATGGACACGAGCGTGGCGAGGAAGAGGCGGCGGTAGTCCGCGTTGCGGCCGAGCAGCGCGAGCACCCCGCGCACGGAGACGGAGGAGGCCATGGGGAGGGCGCGCACCTTATCTCCGCCCGTCCTCGCGTGGGACCGTGTTCGGGGCCCCCTCGGTGTGAAATTACGACGCGAGCACATCGCGCGAGAACTCGCGCGCACGGCGCATAGCGCGGCTTGCGCTCAACTCTTGAAAGTGGAACCTCGCCATGGGCCGGGCACGGGTCGCGCGCGAGGTACCAGTCCGTCCCCCTGGAATCCTTCATCAGGAGCCCCCATGCGTCATCTTGCATTGCTCGCGGTCTTCATGACCGCATGTGGAAACGAGCCTGTCGCCAGCCCCCAGGTGGTCGAAGCCGATCCACGCTTCCTCGACCAGTTGTTGTCGGACCCGCCCGAGTATGTGTCGCTCGTGGCGCCCGCCGCTTCGGCGTGCGGAAAGTCCGACACGCGCATCAACATGGCCGGATGGACGCCTCAGAGCTATGCCGCCATCGATGGCTTCGGGGAGGGAAAATGGACGCTCCACAGCGGTGGCTATGGCGTGAAGCAGACCGTCAACGGTCAGCCGACGATGTTCGTGAGTGATTTCACGACCGGTGGTCTGACCATCATCGGTCGCATGAAGCAGTCGGTGGACACGGATGATGACTTCTTCGGGTTCATGATTGGGTACAAGCGAGGCGACCATCGAAACAAGAGCGCCGACTATCTGCTCGTGGATTGGAAGCAGGAGGATCAATATTTCGGCGCCCCCTCCAACATGCCGGAAAGCCACGCCTCCAAGGGGATCGCGCTCTCCCGGGTCAGGGGTGTCCCCACGGCGGAGGAGTTCTGGGGGCACGTGGATTTCGATCACCCCTCCTCGCCCAAGGGGCAAGGCGTGGTCGAACTGGCGCGGGGCCGCACCCGGGGAAGCAAGGGATGGAAGCGCGATGTCGACTACACCTTCCGGTTCGATATCGACAGGGCGGGCGTGCGCGTCTTCGTGACCGAGCCGGGCGGCAAGGAGACCCTGGAGCTGGCCCACAAGGGGGACTACTCGGACCTGCTCACCGGCAACTTCACCTTCTACAACTTCTCCCAGGCCAACGTGGACTACACCTCGTTCATCCGCCGCCCGGTCTGCATCCCCTCGGTGGAGAGCATCCACGAGTCCACGCGCAAGAACCTCGCGAAGTCCATCCTGCTCAAGGGCCATGACCCGGAGGGAGAGCCCCTCACCTACACCATCATCCGCAATCCCTCCCATGGGACGTTGACTGTCTATGGGAGCACCGTGGTCTACCAGCCCCGCACCCATTTCGCCGGACGGGACTCCTTCGATTACATCGCCACGAACGCGACGTCCCACAGCGCTCCGGCCACCGTCACCATCGATGTCCTCAACACGCCTCCCGTGGCCTACGGACAATCGGTCTCGACGCGCAAGAACCAGCCCCGGATCATCACCCTGTCGGGCTCGGATGCGGACGGTGAACCGATCGCCTTTCAGATCGTCCGCAATCCCTCGCACGGTACGCTCGCGCAGAGCGGCGCCTCGGTGACCTACACGCCCGCTCCGGGCTTCGCGGGAATGGATTCCTTCGCATTCTGGAGTGTGGACTCCACGACCCATGGCGAAGCCGCGACGGTCAACATCGAGGTCATCAACATTCCTCCCGTGGCCTACGACCAATCGGTCGAGGTGCGCAAGAACAAGCCCAAGCGGATCACCCTGGTGGCGACGGACGCGGATGGCGAGGCGCTGCGCTATGAAATCGTCTCGCCGCCTGCGCATGGCGCGTTGACCCAGACGGGCGCCGAGGTCGTCTACACCCCCACGCGGGGCTTCGCGGGGAAGGACGCCTTCACGTTCCGGGCGGTGGACTCCACCACCCACGGCAATACGGCGACGGTCCGCCTCGAGGTCATCAACACCGTTCCCGTCGCGCGGGATCAGGCCGTCGTGATGGTGAAGAAGACCACGCAGGATTTCCGCCTGCTCGCCGAGGACGAG from Melittangium boletus DSM 14713 includes the following:
- a CDS encoding MFS transporter, with translation MASSVSVRGVLALLGRNADYRRLFLATLVSMAGDWFAFVAISGFVTEATGRLGASAAVFAARVLPMSLLSPVAGVLADHVDRRRLMIAVDLLRVVPALGMLAALSAFFDPVSEASVPNVVEPEDLSLAQAVSIERIEGLLRCGGLEWRGRGGPLTGPPEPCAAPVHGMVQPLGHTPTLAALA
- a CDS encoding Kelch repeat-containing protein, translated to MRHLALLAVFMTACGNEPVASPQVVEADPRFLDQLLSDPPEYVSLVAPAASACGKSDTRINMAGWTPQSYAAIDGFGEGKWTLHSGGYGVKQTVNGQPTMFVSDFTTGGLTIIGRMKQSVDTDDDFFGFMIGYKRGDHRNKSADYLLVDWKQEDQYFGAPSNMPESHASKGIALSRVRGVPTAEEFWGHVDFDHPSSPKGQGVVELARGRTRGSKGWKRDVDYTFRFDIDRAGVRVFVTEPGGKETLELAHKGDYSDLLTGNFTFYNFSQANVDYTSFIRRPVCIPSVESIHESTRKNLAKSILLKGHDPEGEPLTYTIIRNPSHGTLTVYGSTVVYQPRTHFAGRDSFDYIATNATSHSAPATVTIDVLNTPPVAYGQSVSTRKNQPRIITLSGSDADGEPIAFQIVRNPSHGTLAQSGASVTYTPAPGFAGMDSFAFWSVDSTTHGEAATVNIEVINIPPVAYDQSVEVRKNKPKRITLVATDADGEALRYEIVSPPAHGALTQTGAEVVYTPTRGFAGKDAFTFRAVDSTTHGNTATVRLEVINTVPVARDQAVVMVKKTTQDFRLLAEDEDGDPLTYTLVTNPTQGTFVLAGNTLTYTPVTAPSPTYDAFTFKVSDGMADSNTAKVSIQIAHEAACLVAPGYWGPTGSLRGPRIEHRAAPLPGGKVLVSGDFNWTTEVYDPRSGRWSLGLDALASHRYHTATTLSDGTLLVAGGEGSEAGNFTELYDPALELWLPADPMRVAREYHTATLLQDGRVLVTGGRDTVSGVLWKSAELYDPSTQRWLPAASMGTARQYHTATLLLDGRVLVTGGETGPGTRTALAEIYDPSTDAWTEASAMIVARGYHTATSLKDGRVLITGGGDRHDNSDTAELFDPATGTWTATGRMLKARRYHSAIPFPDGKVFVVGGYSDGDGILYLAELFDPGTRTWSPAGCTSVSRWGATTSWLTGPDRVLVTAGVSTDGFQSTADLYYLAKP
- a CDS encoding serine/threonine-protein kinase — translated: MTGEPLAGRYQLEQELGRGGMATVFLATDLRLSRQVAVKVLHPGGDGRRAERFRQEAALVASVKHPNVLEIHDFGQDAARGPFLVCEWVRGEDLRELARRLSPVPPEVAAVLGWELARALGAAHARGVVHRDVKPENVLVARGGPLKLADFGIAALADQERLTSTGAITGSLAYMAPERIDTGAFSPASDVYAVGVVLFELCTGTTPHGGKGAAYLAASVMTKDAPPLASVVPGTPEPLNALVARCLARDSRDRPANGDELARMLEDVVGRMAGPPAEEARAFFQAPEAYAASWREARFQRLLSEGGSMLARGEGARAAKVLNEALSLRPDSPEVMSLLRERPKARRATALGVGATLAGIVAVVGVVGWGVHRGHTPPRHPAQGVEERVIAEVPAQDPETRAGVPSGEPRPDPLKTLPRETASSAPAGAVPVRMAAPTRTEGARGARAPTHGATSGSNPPRQATPPAPSGSREGAAASATRAPLSGEPVEPATLRVATRPWAEVFVDDQSRGYTPRVREVNLSPGTHRLRFVNPLCDAWEEVIQVAAGELVSREVKLQVRKAELVIVAPAGARVFVDGVEAGVAPLSGPVNVEHGSHVVSARAPGVAPLQREVDVVAGQRIEVVVEVAP
- a CDS encoding tetratricopeptide repeat protein produces the protein MTGIVVALVLSLASPLEPARAAYQSGELARARAELEALLYPLQLHEDPLEGEAHLLLAATYHAQEDPARAENEAVLGLGASPDTKLDPLLYPPDFIAFVARVRTVHRERIAALTAMRRPPALTPSLPSTPEPSPADLALRGTASPSRGWYLVPFGVGHFQHGRRTQGTVLAVTQGACLAISATSLGTALALRGPDGRYSAGDAGMARGLNISYLVGAYAFAALYAYGVLDGLVLTPRAP